CAGCACGCGCCGCAGCACGGAGCGCGGGGCAAAATCGACCAGCGCGCCATCGGCAAAATAGCAGTCGTGGATGACTTGCGCGGTGGGATCCGTGGCCCACGGCACCATGGTGATGGTGGTGGGGTCGGCCTTCAATATCATGTCGCGGTCGGTGCTGGAAATGGCGCGGTCATAGCCGCCATCGTCGACGGGGTAATTGCCCGTCACGGTCATGCCCAGTACCGCTTCCGGGATGCGCATGCCGCGCTCCTGGGTGAATTTCCCGCGCGGCAGGATCTTCCCGCGCGCCACGCCCGTCAAGTCGGGGACCAGGCATTCGATTTCCGTGACGCGCTTTTCATTGAGCCACAAATCCATATCCGTATAAGTGAAATTTTCGCGTATTGCCATGTTTCCCTCTCGTTGGTCTTGCGCTTTTCCTGATCAAGCGCCGCATGGTGGTGCTGCGGCGCACCTGTCATCCTGTTTTTCTGTGCTGCTGTTCCTGGTAGTCGCGGCACGCCTGGCCAAAGGCACCGAACAGCCGCATCGACTGCGGATTGTCTTCCACCTGCCATTCCGGGTGCCATTGCACGGCCAAGGTAAAACCGGCGGCGCTGGCCACCGTGTACGCTTCCACCAGGCCGTCGTCGGCCAGGGCGTCCACCAGCAAGCCATCGGCCAGCCGGGCGATGCCCTGGCCATGCAGGGAATTGACCATCATCTCGCTCTCGCCGCCCAAGAGGCGCGACAGCAGGCCGTCGGGCATCAGCTTGATGCGGTGCGCTGGCGCGTACTGGCGCGCCAGGGGATCGAGCACGTTCTCGCGGTGGTCCTGCATGCCCGGCACGGCATGCACGGCCTGGTGCAGGCTGCCGCCCAGGGCCACGTTGACTTCCTGGAAGCCGCGGCAAATGGCCAGCAAGGGCAGCTGGCGCGCCAGCGCGGCGCGGATCAGGGGCAAGGTGGTGGCGTCGCGCGCAGGGTCTTGCGGCAGGTCGGGGTGGAGAATTGCTTCGCCATACAGGCGGGCGTCGACGTTCGAGGCGGAACCGGTCAGCATGACGCCATCGGCGACGTTCAGCGCCGCTTCCAGGTCCGCGTCCGCGCCCAGGGCCGGCAGCAGCAGCGGCATGCAGCCGGCGCCGCGCAGCACGGCGTGCAGGTATTTTTCCTGCGCCATGTGCCAGGCGTGGCTGCCGAGCTGGCGCTGGCAGGCGGGAACGAGAACGATGGGACTGCGCATAGAGTGCTACCTCGCTGGCATGACGATCCAATGACAGCGCCATGACAGCGCTGCCGCTCGCTTCACTGTACAGCAGAGCCAGCAGAGGCGGCCACACGGATGGGAATGGCCAGCGGCGGCACACATCGCCTACACTACGGCTTTGCAATATTGCTCTTGATAAAATCATCATATGCCCGTCCGGCGCCAAACACCAGCGCCGCAGGCAAAGTCCCTACCTTTCCCATGCATCCACACCGTTTTCCAGCCTTTTCAAGCCCCTTTTTCACCCTGCGAGGGCAGCCATGAAGCACATGCCATGGCGCGACTTCTTCGCCCTCGTCGTCAGCATCGGCGTGGTCGGCCTGGGTCTGGGCGCCACCATGCCGCTCACCGCCTTGACCCTGCACCAGCGCGGCGTGGGCACGGACATCATCGGCATGATCACGGCCGTCAGCGCGCTCGGCATCCTGGCCGCCTCGCCATTCGTCTCGCGCTGGGTGGGGCGCTTCGGCGCGCGCGCCACCATGCTGGGCGCAGTGTGGGTGGCGTCGCTGGCGACGATCGCCATGCAGTGTACCGATCATCTGCTGGCGTGGAGCGTGCTGCGCTTCCTGTTCGGCGGCGCCATGGGCGTGTTGTTTACCATCGGCGAAGCATGGGTGAACCGGCTGGCGCCCGATAATTCGCGCGGCCGCGTGGTGGCCATGTACACCACCAGTTTTACGTTTTTCCAGCTGATCGGCCCTGCCCTCGTGGCGCTGTTCAACGACAAGATCAGCTGGAGCTTCGCCGCCTGCGGCCTGCTGTTTTTACTGGCCGTGCCGGGATTGATGCTGATCTCGAACAGCGGCCCGGAAAAGGAACCGGAAGAGCATGGCGTGAAGTGGACCCTGATCCTGCCGCGCATGCCGATGATCGTGCTCGGCGCCGCCTTCTTCGCCCTGTTCGATACGCTGGCATTGAGCTTGCTGCCCCTGTACGCGATGGAGCACGGCATCGGCACGGACCTGGCCCTGCTGTCGGCCACCGTGGTGCTGGTGGGCGACACGGGCCTGCAATTCGCACTGGGATGGATGGCCGACCGCTACGGCCGCGCCAGGGTGCACGCGGGCTGCGGCGTGGCCGTCTGCCTGCTGCTGCCGCTGCTGCCGTTTGCCGTCGGCACGCCGTGGCT
Above is a genomic segment from Janthinobacterium sp. 64 containing:
- a CDS encoding MFS transporter, whose protein sequence is MKHMPWRDFFALVVSIGVVGLGLGATMPLTALTLHQRGVGTDIIGMITAVSALGILAASPFVSRWVGRFGARATMLGAVWVASLATIAMQCTDHLLAWSVLRFLFGGAMGVLFTIGEAWVNRLAPDNSRGRVVAMYTTSFTFFQLIGPALVALFNDKISWSFAACGLLFLLAVPGLMLISNSGPEKEPEEHGVKWTLILPRMPMIVLGAAFFALFDTLALSLLPLYAMEHGIGTDLALLSATVVLVGDTGLQFALGWMADRYGRARVHAGCGVAVCLLLPLLPFAVGTPWLWWTLLLLLGAAAGGIYMLALVACGERFTGLSLTSASAIVNATWGVTSGGGPLLTGVLMQSVGVNALPAVMWVCCAIFVGSAVWERRKGIV
- a CDS encoding gamma-glutamyl-gamma-aminobutyrate hydrolase family protein, which codes for MRSPIVLVPACQRQLGSHAWHMAQEKYLHAVLRGAGCMPLLLPALGADADLEAALNVADGVMLTGSASNVDARLYGEAILHPDLPQDPARDATTLPLIRAALARQLPLLAICRGFQEVNVALGGSLHQAVHAVPGMQDHRENVLDPLARQYAPAHRIKLMPDGLLSRLLGGESEMMVNSLHGQGIARLADGLLVDALADDGLVEAYTVASAAGFTLAVQWHPEWQVEDNPQSMRLFGAFGQACRDYQEQQHRKTG